The Prunus persica cultivar Lovell chromosome G7, Prunus_persica_NCBIv2, whole genome shotgun sequence genome has a segment encoding these proteins:
- the LOC18769209 gene encoding uncharacterized protein LOC18769209 has protein sequence MSAIVCGKRSSIFEENSLPSSSPPVSSSSKRIRFSSSPVRFSPPTPARTSFASHLIDHLRSIFPDMDNQLLERALEECGDDLDSAIRSLNELRLSSAAGKSNVASEANVQLQSQGSAATNGEVAVTDDPSGLNNLPKDGADWVELVVREMMSASNMDDAKARASRVLEALEKSISGRATAEAAQSFHQENMMLKEQLEVLIQENTILKRAVSTQHERQKEYEDRGQELQHLKQLVAQYQEQLRTLEVNNYALTMHLKQAQQSSSIPGRFHPDVF, from the exons ATGTCTGCCATAGTGTGCGGGAAGAGATCATCGATATTCGAAGAGAACTCGCTGCCCTCATCGTCCCCTCCTGTCTCCTCCTCATCCAAGAGAATCCgcttttcttcttcacctGTACGTTTCTCTCCTCCGACTCCCGCTCGGACGTCGTTTGCTTCGCATTTGATCGACCATCTCAGGTCCATTTTCCCGGACATGGACAACCAG CTTCTGGAGAGAGCACTTGAAGAATGTGGTGATGATTTGGATTCAGCTATCAGAAGTTTGAATGAGCTACGTTTAAGTTCTGCTGCAGGCAAATCTAATGTAGCTTCAGAAGCAAATGTGCAACTCCAGTCACAAG GTTCAGCTGCAACAAATGGAGAGGTTGCAGTTACTGATGATCCATCAGGGCTAAATAACCTTCCCAAGGATGGAGCGGACTGGGTGGAGCTTGTTGTTAGAGAGATGATGAGTGCCTCCAACATGGATGATGCTAAAGCTCGTGCTTCAAGAGTGCTTGAGGCCCTGGAGAAATCCATCAGTGGACGTGCAACAGCAGAGGCAGCCCAAAGCTTTCACCAG GAAAATATGATGCTGAAGGAACAATTGGAAGTTCTAATTCAGGAAAACACAATTTTAAAGCGAGCTGTATCCACTCAGCATGAACGCCAGAAAGAGTACGAAGATAGAGGCCAGGAATTGCAGCATCTGAAGCAACTGGTGGCCCAATACCAGGAACAGTTGAGAACCCTCGAG GTGAACAACTATGCACTAACAATGCACCTGAAGCAGGCTCAGCAAAGCAGCTCCATCCCAGGGCGTTTTCATCCGGATGTTTTCTAA
- the LOC18769500 gene encoding calmodulin-like protein 3 encodes MVLITILLLAVLFIAGLINIVFYLPTNKFLAWFQSLFQANSSTAATPVAPPTKSKDIISSNRAEDAELKQVFATFDKNSDGFITKQELKESLKNIRIFMSDAEVEEMVKKVDANGDGLIEFDEFRMLCESMHRRDQGVGGEDGNGLSREEEAEEELKEAFDVFDKDKDGLISVEELGVVLCSLGLREGNKVEDCKEMVKKVDRDGDGMVNFDEFKRMMKGGAGGRLLLAH; translated from the coding sequence atggtgttaATCACCATACTGTTGTTAGCAGTTCTATTCATTGCTGGCCTCATTAACATAGTCTTTTATTTGCCCACCAACAAGTTCCTTGCATGGTTTCAATCTCTGTTCCAAGCCAACTCATCCACTGCTGCAACTCCAGTGGCTCCACCTACCAAAAGCAAAGATATTATTAGCAGCAACAGAGCGGAGGATGCAGAGCTCAAGCAAGTATTTGCCACCTTCGACAAGAACAGTGATGGCTTTATCACAAAGCAAGAGCTCAAGGAGTCGTTGAAGAACATCAGAATCTTCATGAGCGATGCAGAGGTGGAAGAAATGGTGAAGAAAGTGGATGCTAATGGAGATGGGTTGATTGAATTTGATGAGTTCCGCATGCTGTGCGAGTCAATGCACCGTCGAGATCAGGGAGTGGGCGGCGAAGATGGGAACGGGTTAAGCAGAGAGGAGGAGGCAGAGGAGGAACTGAAGGAAGCCTTTGATGTGTTTGATAAGGATAAAGATGGGCTGATTTCAGTGGAGGAGTTGGGGGTGGTGTTGTGTTCTTTGGGTTTGAGAGAGGGAAATAAGGTGGAGGATTGCAAGGAGATGGTTAAGAAGGTTGACAGGGATGGGGATGGTATGGTTAATTTTGATGAGTTCAAGAGGATGATGAAAGGTGGAGCTGGAGGAAGACTTCTACTAGCCCATTAA